From the Opitutus sp. ER46 genome, one window contains:
- a CDS encoding cupin domain-containing protein gives MQPHLSTSRLRCSLALVVLTACWTATTRLAAGEEAYPAVVKVTPLLRTTTDNAGQPLVYPRDGSAEVTALLVEIPAGAQTAWHHHTVPCFAYMLEGELQVETRGRGVRTLKAGEAFAEVVDLLHNGRNKTERPARLVMFVVGTEGKRFTVPASGVEK, from the coding sequence ATGCAACCCCACCTTTCTACCTCCCGCCTGCGTTGCTCACTTGCGCTCGTCGTGCTCACGGCCTGCTGGACCGCGACGACGCGCCTCGCCGCGGGCGAGGAGGCGTATCCCGCGGTCGTCAAGGTGACGCCGCTGCTGCGGACGACCACCGACAACGCCGGGCAGCCGCTCGTGTACCCGCGCGACGGATCCGCGGAAGTCACAGCGTTGCTCGTCGAGATCCCGGCGGGTGCGCAGACCGCGTGGCACCACCACACCGTGCCCTGCTTTGCCTACATGCTCGAAGGAGAACTGCAGGTGGAGACGCGCGGCCGGGGCGTGCGCACGCTGAAGGCGGGCGAGGCCTTCGCCGAAGTCGTCGACCTCCTGCACAACGGCAGGAACAAGACGGAGCGGCCGGCGCGGCTGGTAATGTTCGTCGTCGGGACGGAAGGGAAGCGGTTCACGGTCCCGGCGTCCGGGGTGGAAAAATGA
- a CDS encoding GNAT family N-acetyltransferase, with the protein MDVKLITATDHDAAAVAAVRIASARDLTARHGRGTWSFAADSEWSVRADIMTSTVLAARQGGSIVATLRLSTRSPWLGDISFFTPCRTPLYLTSMAVAPRFQRQGIGRACLADVARIAREWPADAIRLDAYDAPAGAGDFYRKAGYREVRRAPYNGTPLIYFELMLKPAAQEKSGAAQLGAAT; encoded by the coding sequence GTGGACGTGAAGCTCATAACGGCAACAGATCACGACGCGGCGGCGGTCGCCGCGGTGAGAATCGCGTCGGCGCGTGACTTGACGGCACGGCACGGGCGGGGGACGTGGTCGTTCGCCGCGGATTCCGAGTGGAGCGTGCGGGCGGACATCATGACCTCGACCGTGCTCGCGGCCCGGCAGGGCGGCTCGATCGTGGCGACGCTGCGGCTCTCGACCCGTTCACCGTGGCTCGGCGACATCAGCTTTTTCACCCCCTGTCGCACGCCGCTGTACCTCACCTCGATGGCGGTGGCGCCGCGGTTTCAGCGCCAGGGCATTGGGCGGGCCTGCCTGGCCGACGTGGCGCGCATCGCGCGCGAATGGCCGGCCGACGCGATCCGGCTCGATGCGTACGATGCGCCGGCGGGGGCGGGGGACTTCTATCGCAAGGCGGGCTACCGGGAGGTGCGACGCGCGCCGTATAACGGCACGCCGCTGATCTATTTTGAGCTGATGCTGAAGCCGGCGGCGCAGGAGAAGTCCGGCGCGGCGCAACTCGGCGCCGCGACCTGA
- a CDS encoding thioesterase family protein: protein MPFAYQRTLHLADTDAAGVVYFVRTISLCHEAYEEALAAAGVRLADLLGANGIVVPIAKCEAQYLRPLHAGDKVRVVVTPVALTEDSFAVDYEVHRLGSPEKLMARVRTEHVCTSPAKRARAVLPGDLAAWVAAR from the coding sequence ATGCCCTTCGCCTACCAGCGCACGCTCCACCTGGCCGACACCGACGCCGCCGGTGTCGTCTACTTCGTCCGCACCATCTCCCTTTGCCATGAGGCCTACGAGGAGGCGCTCGCCGCCGCGGGCGTCCGGCTCGCCGACCTGCTCGGCGCCAACGGCATCGTCGTGCCGATCGCCAAGTGCGAGGCGCAATACCTCCGCCCCCTGCATGCCGGCGACAAGGTTCGTGTGGTCGTCACGCCGGTCGCGCTGACCGAGGACTCCTTTGCCGTGGACTACGAGGTGCACCGCCTTGGCTCGCCGGAGAAGCTCATGGCGCGGGTCCGTACCGAACACGTCTGCACTTCCCCCGCGAAGCGCGCGCGGGCCGTCTTGCCCGGCGATCTCGCCGCGTGGGTGGCCGCCCGCTGA
- a CDS encoding helix-hairpin-helix domain-containing protein — protein sequence MTKNEIADVLSEIALLLELQGENPFKVRAYSTGARALEAIEESELARLIAEDRLQDVKGIGEALSKKIVELHATGKLAFYEKQKAAVEPGLVEMLQIPGLGPKKIRALKDRLGITTIAALTEACTDGRVAELDGFGAKTQEKIIAGIRNREAYGRRHLWWDAWTIAEPIVQGLRQLPQVKRAEAAGSLRRGMETVGDLDFIVAATEVGPVVEWFVALPGVKEVTAKGDTKASVRFESGLQADLRIVPDEQFVFALHHFTGSKDHNVQMRQRALARGLSLSEWGLTRVESEPAVAGAAAESKPPRKVTGPSTPSVVSPKDEGELFAALGLSYVPPELREGLGEIELAERGALPRLVEAAEIRGCFHNHTTASDGRNTLAEMTAAAEALGWEYLGIADHSKSSFVANGLNEERLLYQVKEIRALNASKRFTTRVFAGVECDILPDGQLDYDDVTLAQLDYVVASVHNVFSQDEATMTRRIIRAIEHPATMMLGHLTGRLLLRREAYRVEVEKVIDAAVAKGVIIELNANPSRLDLDWRHWRKAAARGLLCSINPDAHDTGSLRFVRAGLNAARKAGLTREQLLNTRPLADVQAYFEKRTAPLRARG from the coding sequence ATGACCAAGAACGAGATCGCCGACGTCCTGAGTGAGATTGCGCTGCTGCTGGAATTGCAGGGAGAGAATCCCTTCAAAGTCCGCGCCTACTCGACGGGCGCGCGAGCGCTCGAGGCCATCGAGGAATCGGAGCTGGCGCGGCTCATCGCGGAGGATCGTTTGCAGGACGTGAAAGGCATCGGCGAGGCGTTGAGCAAGAAGATCGTTGAGCTGCATGCGACGGGGAAGCTGGCGTTCTACGAGAAGCAGAAGGCGGCGGTGGAACCGGGGTTGGTGGAGATGCTGCAGATCCCCGGGCTCGGGCCGAAGAAGATCCGCGCGCTCAAGGATCGGCTCGGGATCACGACGATCGCCGCGTTGACGGAGGCCTGCACCGACGGGCGCGTGGCGGAGCTCGACGGCTTCGGGGCGAAGACGCAGGAGAAAATCATCGCCGGCATCCGCAACCGGGAGGCTTACGGGCGGCGGCACCTGTGGTGGGACGCGTGGACGATCGCGGAACCGATCGTCCAAGGCTTGCGGCAACTGCCGCAGGTGAAGCGGGCGGAAGCCGCCGGGAGCCTGCGCCGTGGCATGGAGACGGTGGGCGATCTCGATTTCATCGTGGCCGCGACCGAGGTGGGGCCGGTCGTCGAGTGGTTTGTCGCGCTGCCGGGCGTGAAGGAAGTGACGGCGAAGGGCGACACCAAGGCCAGCGTGCGCTTCGAGAGTGGGCTGCAGGCGGACCTGCGGATCGTGCCGGACGAGCAGTTCGTCTTTGCGCTGCACCATTTCACCGGCTCGAAGGACCACAACGTGCAGATGCGGCAGCGCGCGCTCGCGCGGGGGCTGAGCCTGAGCGAGTGGGGGCTGACGCGGGTCGAATCGGAGCCGGCCGTGGCCGGCGCGGCGGCCGAGAGCAAGCCCCCGCGCAAGGTCACGGGGCCGTCGACGCCCTCGGTGGTGAGCCCGAAGGATGAGGGCGAGCTCTTTGCGGCGCTGGGGCTCAGCTACGTGCCGCCCGAGTTGCGCGAAGGCCTGGGCGAGATCGAGCTGGCGGAGCGCGGCGCGCTGCCGCGGCTGGTGGAGGCCGCCGAGATCCGCGGCTGTTTCCACAATCACACCACGGCTTCGGACGGGCGGAACACGCTCGCGGAGATGACGGCGGCCGCGGAGGCGCTGGGCTGGGAGTATCTCGGAATCGCCGATCACTCGAAATCCAGCTTCGTGGCGAACGGGCTGAATGAGGAGCGGTTGCTCTATCAGGTGAAAGAGATTCGCGCGCTGAACGCCTCGAAGCGTTTCACGACGCGCGTATTTGCGGGCGTCGAATGCGACATCCTGCCCGACGGGCAGCTCGACTATGACGACGTCACGCTCGCGCAGCTCGATTACGTGGTGGCCTCGGTGCACAACGTGTTTTCGCAGGATGAAGCGACGATGACGCGGCGGATCATCCGGGCGATCGAACATCCGGCGACGATGATGCTCGGGCACCTCACGGGCCGGCTGCTGCTGCGGCGCGAGGCCTATCGCGTGGAGGTCGAGAAGGTGATCGATGCGGCGGTGGCGAAGGGCGTGATCATCGAACTGAACGCCAACCCCTCGCGGCTCGACCTGGACTGGCGGCACTGGCGAAAGGCGGCGGCGCGTGGACTTCTGTGCAGCATCAATCCCGACGCGCACGACACGGGGAGCCTGCGGTTTGTCCGCGCGGGCCTGAACGCGGCGCGGAAGGCCGGCCTCACGCGGGAGCAACTGCTCAACACGCGGCCGCTCGCCGACGTGCAGGCGTACTTTGAGAAGCGGACCGCGCCGCTGCGGGCGCGAGGCTGA